A genomic window from Streptomyces mirabilis includes:
- a CDS encoding Leu/Phe/Val dehydrogenase produces MTDLTDGVLHTLFHSDQGGHEQVVLCQDRASGLKAVIAIHSTALGPALGGTRFYPYASEEEAVADALNLSRGMSYKNAMAGLDHGGGKAVIIGDPEQIKSEALLLAYGRFVSSLGGRYVTACDVGTYVSDMDVVARECRWTTGRSPENGGAGDSSVLTAYGVFQGMRASAQHLWGDPTLRGRKVGIAGVGKVGHHLVDHLREDGAEVVITDVRDESVRRILGKHPTGVTAATDTEALIRTEGLDIYAPCALGGALNDASVPALTARIVCGAANNQLAHPGVEKDLADRGILYAPDYVVNAGGVIQVADELHGFDFDRCKAKATKIFDTTLDIFARAKEDGIPPAAAADRIAEQRMAEARRRG; encoded by the coding sequence GTGACCGACCTGACCGACGGCGTCCTGCACACCCTGTTCCATTCGGACCAGGGGGGTCATGAGCAAGTCGTGCTCTGCCAGGACCGGGCCAGCGGCCTCAAGGCCGTCATCGCCATCCACTCCACCGCTCTGGGCCCCGCCCTGGGCGGGACGCGTTTCTACCCGTACGCGAGCGAGGAGGAGGCCGTCGCCGACGCGCTGAACCTCTCGCGCGGGATGTCGTACAAGAACGCCATGGCCGGTCTCGACCACGGCGGCGGCAAGGCCGTGATCATCGGGGACCCCGAGCAGATCAAGAGCGAGGCCCTGCTCCTCGCCTACGGCCGGTTCGTGTCCTCGCTCGGCGGGCGCTACGTCACCGCGTGCGACGTCGGCACGTACGTCTCCGACATGGACGTCGTCGCGCGCGAGTGCCGCTGGACGACGGGCCGCTCGCCCGAGAACGGCGGCGCCGGCGACTCCTCGGTCCTGACCGCCTACGGGGTCTTCCAGGGCATGCGGGCCAGTGCCCAGCACCTGTGGGGCGACCCGACGCTGCGCGGCCGCAAGGTCGGCATCGCGGGCGTCGGCAAGGTGGGCCACCACCTTGTGGACCATCTGCGCGAGGACGGCGCCGAGGTCGTGATCACGGACGTACGCGACGAGTCCGTACGGCGGATCCTGGGCAAGCACCCGACGGGCGTCACGGCCGCCACGGACACCGAGGCGCTGATCCGCACCGAGGGCCTGGACATCTACGCCCCCTGCGCGCTGGGCGGGGCGCTGAACGACGCGTCCGTGCCGGCGCTCACCGCGCGGATCGTCTGCGGCGCCGCCAACAACCAGCTCGCGCACCCGGGTGTCGAGAAGGACCTCGCGGACCGCGGGATCCTCTACGCGCCCGACTACGTGGTGAACGCGGGCGGTGTCATCCAGGTCGCCGACGAGCTGCACGGCTTCGACTTCGACCGGTGCAAGGCGAAGGCCACGAAGATCTTCGACACCACGCTGGACATCTTCGCACGTGCGAAGGAGGACGGGATTCCGCCGGCCGCGGCGGCCGACCGGATCGCCGAGCAGCGGATGGCGGAAGCGCGCCGCCGCGGATAA
- a CDS encoding DUF3073 domain-containing protein yields MGRGRAKAKQTKVARQLKYSSGGTDLSRLANELGASTSSQPPNGEPFEDDDEEDDPYAQYADLYNDDDEDEDDQSGPHSQRRGA; encoded by the coding sequence ATGGGGCGCGGCCGGGCAAAGGCCAAGCAGACGAAGGTCGCCCGCCAGCTGAAGTACAGCAGCGGCGGGACTGACCTCTCGCGTCTGGCCAATGAGCTGGGCGCTTCGACTTCGAGCCAGCCGCCGAATGGCGAGCCGTTCGAGGACGACGACGAGGAAGACGACCCGTACGCCCAGTACGCGGATCTCTACAACGACGACGATGAGGATGAGGACGACCAGTCCGGTCCACACTCTCAACGTCGCGGCGCTTGA
- the purM gene encoding phosphoribosylformylglycinamidine cyclo-ligase, translated as MSSVSDQSPPATGTASGASYAAAGVDIEAGDRAVELMKEWVKKTQRPEVLGGLGGFAGLFDASALKRYERPLLASATDGVGTKVDLARRLGVYDTIGHDLVAMVMDDIVVCGAEPLFMTDYICVGKVHPERVAAIVKGIAEGCVLAGCALVGGETAEHPGLLGPDDFDVAGAGTGVVEADRLLGPDRIRTGDAVIAMAASGLHSNGYSLVRHVLFDRANLSLDQHVAEFGRSLGEELLEPTKIYSLDCLALTRTTDVHAFSHITGGGLAANLARVIPDGLHAIVDRETWTPAPVFDLVGRTGEVERLELEKTLNMGVGMIAIVPEESADAALATLADRGVDAWIAGEITERGEHATGAALIGDYAS; from the coding sequence ATGTCTTCTGTGTCTGATCAGTCACCTCCGGCGACGGGCACTGCTTCCGGTGCTTCCTACGCGGCTGCCGGCGTCGACATCGAAGCGGGCGACCGCGCCGTAGAACTGATGAAGGAGTGGGTGAAGAAGACGCAGCGCCCCGAGGTCCTCGGCGGCCTCGGCGGCTTCGCCGGCCTCTTCGACGCCTCCGCCCTCAAGCGCTACGAGCGCCCGCTGCTCGCCTCCGCCACGGACGGCGTGGGCACCAAGGTCGACCTCGCCCGCCGGCTCGGCGTGTACGACACCATCGGCCACGACCTGGTCGCGATGGTCATGGACGACATCGTGGTGTGCGGCGCCGAGCCGCTCTTCATGACCGATTACATCTGCGTCGGCAAGGTCCACCCGGAGCGCGTGGCGGCCATCGTGAAGGGCATCGCCGAGGGCTGTGTGCTCGCGGGCTGCGCCCTGGTGGGCGGCGAGACGGCCGAACACCCGGGTCTGCTCGGTCCGGACGACTTCGACGTCGCGGGCGCGGGTACGGGCGTGGTGGAGGCCGACCGGCTGCTCGGCCCGGATCGTATCCGTACGGGTGACGCGGTGATCGCCATGGCGGCCTCCGGTCTTCACTCGAACGGGTACTCGCTCGTCCGGCACGTCCTCTTCGACCGGGCGAACCTCAGCCTGGACCAGCACGTCGCGGAGTTCGGCCGCTCGCTCGGCGAGGAGCTCCTGGAGCCCACCAAGATCTACTCGCTGGACTGCCTGGCGCTGACGAGGACCACCGACGTGCACGCCTTCAGCCACATCACCGGTGGCGGGCTCGCGGCCAACCTGGCCCGGGTGATCCCGGACGGGCTGCACGCGATCGTGGACCGTGAGACCTGGACGCCGGCCCCGGTCTTCGACCTCGTCGGCAGGACCGGTGAGGTCGAGCGTCTGGAGCTGGAGAAGACGCTGAACATGGGCGTGGGCATGATCGCGATCGTCCCCGAGGAATCGGCGGACGCGGCGCTGGCCACCCTCGCGGACCGCGGCGTGGACGCCTGGATCGCCGGTGAGATCACCGAGCGCGGCGAGCACGCGACGGGCGCGGCCCTGATCGGCGACTACGCGAGCTGA
- the purF gene encoding amidophosphoribosyltransferase, with protein sequence MPRGDGRLNHDLLPGEKGPQDACGVFGVWAPGEEVAKLTYFGLYALQHRGQESAGIAVSNGSQILVFKDMGLVSQVFDETSLGSLQGHIAVGHARYSTTGASVWENAQPTFRATAHGSIALGHNGNLVNTAQLAEMVADLPKQDGRTTRVAATNDTDLLTALLAAQVDDDGKPLTVEEASAKVLPQVKGAFSLVFMNEHTLYAARDPQGIRPLVLGRLERGWVVASESAALDICGAAYVREIEPGEFVAIDENGLRTSRFAEAKPKGCVFEYVYLARPDTDIAGRNVYLSRVEMGRKLAKEAPVEADLVIATPESGTPAAIGYAEASGIPFGAGLVKNAYVGRTFIQPSQTIRQLGIRLKLNPLKEVIKGKRLVVVDDSIVRGNTQRALVRMLREAGAAEVHIRISSPPVKWPCFFGIDFATRAELIANGMTVEEIGTSLGADSLSYISLDGMIEATTIAKPNLCRACFDGEYPMELPDPELLGKQLLETELAAGPAATAAADAIRRP encoded by the coding sequence GTGCCACGTGGTGACGGTCGACTCAATCATGATCTGCTCCCCGGCGAGAAAGGCCCCCAGGACGCTTGCGGCGTCTTCGGAGTCTGGGCCCCGGGTGAAGAGGTCGCCAAGCTCACTTACTTCGGGCTCTACGCCCTCCAGCATCGAGGCCAGGAATCCGCGGGTATCGCGGTAAGCAACGGCTCCCAGATCCTCGTCTTCAAGGACATGGGCCTCGTGTCCCAGGTCTTCGACGAGACCTCGCTCGGTTCGCTCCAGGGTCATATCGCGGTCGGTCACGCCCGCTACTCGACCACCGGCGCCTCCGTGTGGGAGAACGCCCAGCCGACGTTCCGTGCCACCGCGCACGGCTCCATCGCGCTCGGCCACAACGGCAACCTCGTCAACACGGCGCAGCTCGCCGAGATGGTCGCCGACCTCCCCAAGCAGGACGGCCGCACCACTCGGGTGGCCGCCACCAACGACACCGACCTGCTCACCGCGCTCCTCGCGGCCCAGGTCGACGACGACGGCAAGCCGCTGACCGTCGAGGAGGCCTCCGCGAAGGTCCTCCCGCAGGTCAAGGGCGCCTTCAGCCTCGTCTTCATGAACGAGCACACCCTGTACGCGGCCCGCGACCCGCAGGGCATCCGCCCGCTGGTCCTCGGCCGCCTGGAGCGCGGCTGGGTCGTCGCCTCCGAGTCCGCCGCCCTCGACATCTGCGGCGCGGCCTACGTCCGTGAGATCGAGCCGGGCGAGTTCGTCGCCATCGACGAGAACGGCCTGCGGACGTCCCGATTCGCGGAAGCGAAGCCCAAGGGCTGTGTCTTCGAGTACGTGTATCTGGCCCGCCCGGACACGGACATCGCCGGCCGGAACGTGTACCTCTCGCGTGTCGAGATGGGCCGCAAGCTCGCCAAGGAGGCCCCTGTCGAGGCCGATCTGGTGATAGCGACCCCGGAGTCCGGGACGCCCGCCGCGATCGGTTACGCGGAGGCCAGCGGCATCCCGTTCGGCGCCGGACTGGTCAAGAACGCGTATGTCGGCCGGACCTTCATCCAGCCTTCGCAGACCATCCGCCAGCTGGGCATCCGTCTGAAGCTGAACCCCTTGAAGGAAGTCATCAAGGGCAAGCGCCTGGTCGTCGTCGACGACTCGATCGTGCGCGGCAACACCCAGCGGGCCCTGGTACGCATGCTCCGCGAGGCGGGTGCGGCGGAAGTCCACATCCGGATCTCCTCTCCTCCCGTGAAGTGGCCCTGCTTCTTCGGCATCGACTTCGCGACCCGCGCCGAGCTGATCGCCAACGGCATGACCGTCGAGGAGATCGGCACCTCGCTCGGCGCCGACTCCCTCTCGTACATCTCCCTCGACGGCATGATCGAGGCGACCACCATCGCCAAGCCGAACCTGTGCCGCGCCTGCTTCGACGGCGAGTACCCGATGGAGCTTCCCGACCCCGAGCTGCTCGGCAAGCAGCTTCTGGAGACCGAGCTGGCCGCGGGTCCCGCAGCCACGGCCGCGGCTGACGCCATCCGTCGCCCGTAA
- a CDS encoding META domain-containing protein, producing MDKQRLTLSVLTLLPLAVACGTETAGGGSAGTGSSPVTGVHWSVDTLTTHGRTRQAPDSAYLRIGADGRVSGNLGCNTFGSTVTLKGDRVDFGTIEATDMGCQKDPMSFEQSLSHAYVDNTFTSEVKGDKLTLTTDGGDRVDLTKEPDAPLYGTKWTVTSLGDGDVAQSLPEGADAHFSLDKANGTLSGRLGCNHVTAKATVRDGHITLGAAKTTRMMCDGSLMDTERTLLGLFDSTVVYELNHRSIALTSTNGKTVQAVAEE from the coding sequence ATGGACAAGCAGCGACTGACCCTCAGCGTCCTGACCCTGCTTCCGCTCGCCGTGGCCTGCGGCACCGAGACGGCGGGCGGCGGTTCCGCGGGGACCGGATCGTCCCCGGTCACCGGCGTTCACTGGAGTGTCGACACCCTCACCACGCACGGCCGGACCCGGCAGGCGCCGGACAGCGCGTATCTGCGGATCGGCGCAGACGGTCGCGTCAGCGGCAACCTCGGCTGCAACACTTTCGGCTCCACCGTCACCCTCAAGGGTGACCGTGTCGACTTCGGGACGATCGAGGCGACCGACATGGGCTGCCAGAAGGACCCCATGAGCTTCGAGCAGAGCCTCAGCCACGCCTACGTCGACAACACGTTCACCAGCGAGGTCAAGGGTGACAAGCTGACGCTCACCACCGACGGCGGCGACCGCGTCGATCTCACCAAGGAGCCGGACGCACCCCTGTACGGCACGAAGTGGACGGTCACCTCCCTGGGGGACGGTGACGTGGCCCAGTCCCTTCCCGAAGGGGCCGACGCCCACTTCAGCCTCGACAAGGCGAACGGCACCCTTTCCGGCCGCCTCGGCTGCAACCACGTCACCGCCAAGGCCACCGTCCGCGACGGACATATCACCCTCGGCGCCGCCAAGACCACCCGGATGATGTGCGACGGCTCACTCATGGACACCGAGAGGACTTTGCTGGGCCTCTTCGACAGCACGGTCGTATACGAGTTGAACCACCGGTCCATCGCGCTGACCAGCACAAACGGAAAAACCGTCCAAGCCGTCGCGGAAGAGTGA
- a CDS encoding maleylpyruvate isomerase family mycothiol-dependent enzyme, with amino-acid sequence MSPARKRTRTYDPAKIRAAVLAQFGNVRQGVHTLTEEQLARPARLGDWSVRELAVHLTMAVENVSRNLDRPEPGAKERALLDWPFATAARAGDIADGTRELARANPDLDALYAHVEQRITERLATAPDDRLLATLPQALGSARAGGTPLGAMTLADYLVTRTVELVVHTDDLNRAAGADIPLDRQALAACTRLLADALAVKAPGASTEVRIPPYAVVQCVAGPRHTRGTPPNVVETDPLTWIRLATGRTEWQTALDEAKVSASGERADLGGLLPLMG; translated from the coding sequence ATGTCGCCGGCCAGGAAACGCACCCGTACCTACGACCCCGCCAAGATCCGGGCGGCGGTGCTCGCGCAGTTCGGGAACGTGCGGCAGGGCGTCCACACCCTGACCGAGGAACAGTTGGCGCGGCCCGCGCGGCTCGGGGACTGGAGTGTGCGGGAGCTGGCCGTGCACCTCACGATGGCGGTCGAGAATGTGAGCCGCAACCTCGACCGGCCCGAGCCCGGCGCGAAGGAACGCGCACTGCTCGACTGGCCGTTCGCGACGGCGGCACGCGCCGGGGACATCGCCGACGGCACCCGCGAACTCGCCCGCGCCAACCCCGACCTCGACGCGCTCTATGCCCACGTCGAACAGCGGATCACCGAGCGTCTGGCCACGGCCCCCGACGACCGGCTGCTCGCCACGCTCCCCCAAGCTCTCGGCTCCGCTCGAGCAGGGGGGACCCCCCTCGGAGCCATGACCCTCGCCGACTACCTCGTGACCCGCACCGTCGAGCTCGTCGTGCACACCGACGACCTGAACCGCGCCGCCGGCGCCGACATCCCCCTCGACCGCCAGGCCCTCGCCGCCTGCACCCGGCTGCTCGCCGACGCGCTCGCCGTGAAGGCGCCCGGCGCGTCGACGGAGGTGCGGATCCCGCCGTACGCCGTCGTGCAGTGCGTGGCGGGCCCCCGGCACACCCGGGGCACACCGCCGAACGTCGTGGAGACCGACCCGCTGACCTGGATCCGGCTGGCGACGGGACGTACGGAGTGGCAGACCGCGCTGGACGAGGCGAAGGTCAGCGCGAGCGGTGAGCGGGCCGACCTCGGCGGACTGCTGCCGCTGATGGGCTGA
- the purL gene encoding phosphoribosylformylglycinamidine synthase subunit PurL: MSRTPLDTVENAAATPDVELPWAELGLKKDEYERVVEILGRRPTGAELAMYSVMWSEHCSYKSSKVHLRQFGEKAPQSDALLVGIGENAGVVDVGQGYAVTFKVESHNHPSYVEPYQGAATGVGGIVRDIIAMGARPVAVVDPLRFGAADHPDTKRVLPGVVAGIGGYGNCLGLPNIGGEVVFDACYQGNPLVNAGAIGVMKHEDIHLAKASGAGNKVILYGARTGGDGIGGASILASETFDDAKPSKRPAVQVGDPFQEKLLIECTLEAFAEKLVVGIQDLGAAGLSCATSELASNGSGGMRVTLDDVPLRDSTLSPEEILMSESQERMCAVVEPAKVDRFLEICDKWDVIATVIGEVTDGDRLEIFWHGGKIVDVDPRTVAHDGPVYERPYARPEWQDALQADDANKLPRPATSEELKDQVLKLVSSPNQASKSWITSQYDHFVQGNTVLAQPEDSGMIRIDEETGLGVAIATDGNGRYAKLDPYTGAQLALAEAYRNVATTGAKPLAVSDCLNFGSPEDPAVMWQFAEAVRGLADACLQLGTPVTGGNVSLYNQTGEAAIHPTPVVAVLGVIDDVARRTPVAFQEEGQLLYLLGDTREEFGGSAWSQVVHDHLGGLPPKVDLERERLLGEILISASRDGMIDSAHDLSDGGLIQAVVESALLGGKGARLVVPDGLDAFTFLFSESAGRAVVAVPRSEELRFNDMCGARGLPVTRIGVVDGDAVEVQGEFALPLDELRTAHEGTIPALLA; this comes from the coding sequence ATGAGCCGCACGCCTCTGGACACGGTCGAGAACGCGGCCGCGACCCCCGACGTCGAGCTGCCCTGGGCCGAACTGGGCCTGAAGAAGGACGAGTACGAGCGGGTCGTCGAGATCCTCGGCCGCCGCCCGACCGGCGCCGAACTCGCCATGTACTCCGTCATGTGGTCCGAGCACTGCTCGTACAAGTCCTCGAAGGTCCACCTCCGCCAGTTCGGCGAGAAGGCCCCGCAGTCCGACGCCCTCCTCGTCGGCATCGGCGAGAACGCCGGTGTCGTCGACGTCGGCCAGGGCTACGCCGTCACCTTCAAGGTCGAGTCGCACAACCACCCGTCGTACGTCGAGCCCTACCAGGGCGCGGCCACCGGCGTGGGCGGCATCGTGCGCGACATCATCGCGATGGGCGCCCGCCCGGTCGCCGTCGTCGACCCGCTGCGCTTCGGCGCCGCGGACCACCCCGACACCAAGCGCGTCCTGCCGGGCGTGGTCGCGGGCATCGGCGGCTACGGCAACTGCCTGGGCCTGCCCAACATCGGCGGCGAGGTCGTCTTCGACGCCTGCTACCAGGGCAACCCCCTCGTCAACGCCGGAGCCATCGGCGTCATGAAGCACGAGGACATCCACCTCGCGAAGGCGTCCGGCGCGGGCAACAAGGTCATCCTCTACGGGGCCCGTACGGGCGGCGACGGCATCGGCGGCGCCTCCATCCTGGCGAGTGAGACCTTCGACGACGCCAAGCCGTCGAAGCGCCCCGCCGTCCAGGTCGGCGACCCGTTCCAGGAGAAGCTGCTCATCGAGTGCACGCTCGAGGCCTTCGCCGAGAAGCTGGTCGTCGGCATCCAGGACCTCGGCGCGGCCGGTCTGTCCTGCGCCACCTCCGAGCTGGCCTCCAACGGCTCCGGCGGCATGCGCGTCACCCTGGACGACGTACCCCTGCGGGACTCGACTCTCTCGCCCGAGGAAATCCTCATGAGCGAGTCGCAGGAACGCATGTGCGCGGTCGTCGAGCCGGCGAAGGTCGACCGGTTCCTGGAGATCTGCGACAAGTGGGACGTCATCGCCACGGTGATCGGCGAGGTGACGGACGGCGATCGCCTCGAGATCTTCTGGCACGGCGGCAAGATCGTCGATGTCGACCCGCGCACGGTCGCGCACGACGGCCCGGTCTACGAGCGCCCCTACGCCCGCCCCGAGTGGCAGGACGCCCTCCAGGCCGACGACGCGAACAAGCTGCCGCGCCCGGCGACGAGCGAGGAGCTCAAGGACCAGGTCCTCAAGCTCGTGAGCTCGCCGAACCAGGCCTCCAAGTCCTGGATCACCTCCCAGTACGACCACTTCGTGCAGGGCAACACGGTGCTGGCGCAGCCCGAGGACTCGGGCATGATCCGCATCGACGAGGAGACCGGACTCGGCGTCGCCATCGCCACGGACGGCAACGGCCGCTACGCGAAGCTCGACCCGTACACGGGCGCGCAGCTCGCGCTCGCCGAGGCCTACCGCAACGTCGCGACGACCGGTGCCAAGCCGCTCGCCGTCTCCGACTGCCTGAACTTCGGCTCGCCCGAGGACCCGGCCGTCATGTGGCAGTTCGCCGAGGCCGTGCGCGGTCTCGCCGACGCCTGCCTGCAGCTGGGCACCCCGGTGACCGGCGGCAACGTCTCGCTCTACAACCAGACGGGTGAGGCCGCCATCCACCCGACTCCGGTCGTGGCCGTGCTGGGCGTCATCGACGACGTCGCCCGCCGCACGCCGGTCGCCTTCCAGGAAGAGGGCCAGCTCCTCTACCTGCTCGGTGACACCCGCGAGGAGTTCGGCGGTTCGGCCTGGTCCCAGGTCGTCCACGACCACCTCGGGGGCCTGCCGCCGAAGGTCGACCTGGAGCGCGAACGCCTCCTCGGCGAGATCCTCATCTCCGCCTCCCGCGACGGCATGATCGACTCGGCGCACGACCTGTCCGACGGCGGTCTGATCCAGGCCGTGGTCGAGTCGGCGCTGCTCGGCGGCAAGGGCGCCCGGCTGGTCGTCCCCGACGGTCTCGACGCCTTCACCTTCCTCTTCTCGGAGTCGGCGGGCCGCGCGGTCGTGGCCGTCCCGCGCTCGGAGGAGCTCCGCTTCAACGACATGTGCGGTGCGCGGGGTCTGCCCGTCACCCGCATCGGTGTCGTGGACGGAGACGCGGTCGAGGTCCAGGGCGAGTTCGCCCTCCCGCTGGACGAGCTCCGCACGGCCCACGAGGGCACGATCCCGGCGCTGCTCGCGTAA
- the purQ gene encoding phosphoribosylformylglycinamidine synthase subunit PurQ produces the protein MTARIGVVTFPGSLDDRDTQRAIKLAGAEPVALWHKDKDLKQVDAVVLPGGFSYGDYLRAGAISRFSPVMETVIEQAKSGMPVLGICNGFQVLTEAHLLPGAMLGNNHLHFICRDQKLRVENAETSWTADYESGQEIHIPLKNMDGRYVADEHTLDMLEAEGRVAFRYVDVNPNGSLRDIAGITNEAGNVVGLMPHPEHAVEPLVGSGRTDGLPFFTSILKKLVTA, from the coding sequence GTGACCGCTCGTATTGGAGTCGTCACCTTTCCGGGCAGCCTCGACGACCGGGACACGCAGCGTGCGATCAAGCTCGCCGGTGCCGAACCCGTCGCCCTCTGGCACAAGGACAAGGACCTCAAGCAGGTCGACGCCGTGGTGCTGCCCGGCGGTTTCTCGTACGGCGACTATCTCCGGGCCGGTGCCATCTCGCGCTTCTCGCCCGTGATGGAGACCGTGATCGAGCAGGCGAAGTCCGGAATGCCCGTCCTCGGCATCTGCAACGGCTTCCAGGTCCTCACCGAGGCCCACCTCCTCCCGGGCGCGATGCTCGGCAACAACCACCTCCACTTCATCTGCCGCGACCAGAAGCTGCGGGTGGAGAACGCGGAGACGTCCTGGACGGCCGACTACGAGTCCGGCCAGGAGATCCACATCCCGCTGAAGAACATGGACGGGCGGTACGTCGCCGACGAGCACACGCTCGACATGCTGGAGGCGGAGGGCCGGGTCGCGTTCCGTTATGTGGACGTCAACCCGAACGGCTCGCTGCGCGACATCGCCGGCATCACGAACGAGGCGGGCAACGTCGTCGGTCTGATGCCGCACCCGGAGCACGCCGTCGAGCCCCTCGTCGGCTCCGGCCGCACCGACGGCCTCCCCTTCTTCACCTCGATCCTCAAGAAGCTGGTCACCGCATGA
- the purS gene encoding phosphoribosylformylglycinamidine synthase subunit PurS: MARVVVDVMLKPEILDPQGQAVQRALPRLGFEGVSDVRQGKRFELEVDGPVDDAALARIHELAESFLANTVIEDFTVKVEEVAEAGK; encoded by the coding sequence GTGGCACGCGTCGTAGTCGACGTCATGCTCAAGCCGGAGATCCTCGACCCCCAGGGCCAGGCGGTGCAGCGTGCACTGCCGCGCCTCGGTTTCGAAGGTGTCTCCGACGTACGTCAGGGAAAGCGATTCGAACTGGAAGTGGACGGACCGGTGGACGACGCCGCCCTCGCCCGCATCCATGAACTGGCGGAATCCTTCCTCGCCAACACCGTGATCGAGGACTTCACCGTCAAGGTCGAGGAAGTCGCGGAGGCAGGAAAGTGA
- a CDS encoding histone-like nucleoid-structuring protein Lsr2 — protein MAQRVVVTLFDDIDGSEAAETIAFGLDGKSYEIDLNPANAKKLRKVLAPYVEAGRKQSKSGKAYTHTALTPDPAAVRAWARSNKLDVPPRGRIPKKVYEAFAEAH, from the coding sequence GTGGCGCAGCGTGTCGTGGTCACTCTCTTTGACGACATCGACGGCTCGGAAGCGGCGGAGACGATCGCCTTCGGACTCGACGGCAAGTCGTACGAGATCGACCTCAATCCAGCCAATGCCAAGAAACTGCGTAAGGTGCTCGCGCCCTACGTCGAGGCCGGCCGCAAGCAGTCGAAGTCCGGGAAGGCGTACACGCACACCGCGTTGACCCCCGACCCGGCCGCCGTCCGCGCCTGGGCCCGTTCCAACAAGCTGGACGTCCCCCCGCGCGGCCGCATCCCCAAGAAGGTCTACGAGGCGTTCGCCGAGGCGCACTGA